The DNA window GCAACGGCAGAGAACTCCGATACGGTTTGTGGAGAACATACTTGCCATGTTCCGCTTAAATTGTCTTTGGGTTTCATGCTGATATCTTTCACTACGTTGAATGTACGTATCTGAGGATAATTGGCATCCTTTATTTCCTGCTCATAGTTATATACTGATCCCCATCCGTGCACAGCCATTTCCATGTTCGATTGTCCCGAACATAGCCATACTTCACCGATGAGGATATCATTCAATGTAATACTATTTTTTTTCCCTTTTATTTCCATTGTATAAGGACCGCCATACGATACAGGATTGAGTGTTGCAACCCAAGCGCCATTTTTATCGGCCTTTACTTTTTTTATTTGGTTCAGAAAGTGTACTTCAACAGCTTCATTCTTGTCTGCCCAACCCCATATTTTGATAGGTTTGTCACGCTGAAGAACCATGTTGTTGGAGAAGATGTTAGCTAGTTTTACTTCTGCGTGAAGTGCTGAAGCAAAGCACAAAAGGCAGAAAAAGGGTAAGAGTAATGTTCTTTTTGTCATGGTATTAAATCTTTTTTGTAAAAATAAACATTAAAAATTTATTTTTAAAGCAAATGAGAAACAAGTATTTTTCTCTTGCCTTATTAAGGCTCACAGGGATTCATTATCAGTGAAACAAAAAAAGTTTATCTTTGTTATAATATTCGGATCCCAACTAAAAAACAACATAAAATTCATATGAATTACTTTAATTATAAAAGACGTCTGTCATCCGAAACCAGAATAGGGAATACTCCACTGGGCGGAAATAACCCTATCAGGGTACAGTCGATGACAAACACCAATACGAACGATACAGAAGCAAGTGCCGAACAGGTAATAAGAATAGTAGAAGCCGGAGCAGACTATGTGCGCCTTACAGCACAGGGAGTTCGAGAAGCCGATAATCTGAAAAATATAAAAGAAGTGGTGCGTGGGCGAGGATATAATGCTCCGCTCATTGCCGATATACACTTCAACCCTCGTGCAGCCGAGGCCGCAGCTAAGGTTGTAGAAAAAGTACGTATCAATCCGGGAAACTTTGTAGACAGGGTAAAAACGTTCGAAACCTTTGAATATACTGACGAAGAATATGCTCAGGAAATAGATAAAATACGAGCTAAACTAGTTCCCCTACTGGATATCTGTAAAGAACATAAGACGGCTATCCGTATCGGGGTAAATCACGGTTCTCTCTCCGATCGTATTATGAGCCGCTATGGTGATACACCTGAAGGAATGGTAGAATCCTGCATGGAATTTTTACATATCTGCCTCGAAGAAGGATTTAAGGATATTGCCATTTCGATGAAGACATCAAATACGGTGGTCATGTCAAAGGCTGTACGCCTACTGATTGCCCGTATGGAAAAAGAGGGGCTTAATTTTCCTCTACATTTGGGTGTAACCGAAGCCGGAGACGGTGAAGACGGGCGCATCAAGTCAGCGGTTGGTATAGGTTCACTCCTGTCGGATGGAATCGGAGACACGATTCGTGTGTCGTTGAGTGAAGACCCTGAGTATGAAGTGCCGGTTGCCCGTAAGCTGATAGCATATATTAAGCAAAAAGAAAATCATCCTGAAATAGTAGCCACAGCAAGTGATAAGTTCTCCCCTTTTTCTACAGACAGACGTGAG is part of the Dysgonomonas mossii genome and encodes:
- a CDS encoding 4-hydroxy-3-methylbut-2-en-1-yl diphosphate synthase, producing MNYFNYKRRLSSETRIGNTPLGGNNPIRVQSMTNTNTNDTEASAEQVIRIVEAGADYVRLTAQGVREADNLKNIKEVVRGRGYNAPLIADIHFNPRAAEAAAKVVEKVRINPGNFVDRVKTFETFEYTDEEYAQEIDKIRAKLVPLLDICKEHKTAIRIGVNHGSLSDRIMSRYGDTPEGMVESCMEFLHICLEEGFKDIAISMKTSNTVVMSKAVRLLIARMEKEGLNFPLHLGVTEAGDGEDGRIKSAVGIGSLLSDGIGDTIRVSLSEDPEYEVPVARKLIAYIKQKENHPEIVATASDKFSPFSTDRRETYVVGNIGGDNLPVVISDRSQGNFELNSHFLPDYLYVGKELPAAAPRAIPSIIDLEGWKGEKNTYPLFDKSNWNKINETDSAIKFLCLSYPELDKDILALLQNDKSIVIIVSTDHINGVGEQRAFIHTLMNNDCDTPVVLNRHYTENESEDIQIKAAADFGTLYLDGFGNGIMLQNEGAIPLKNIDAYMFGILQASRVRTSKTEYISCPSCGRTLFDLQTTVALVKGATSHLKHLKIGVMGCIVNGPGEMADADYGYVGAEKGKISLYKKKNLIEKNISSAEAVERLVQLIKENGDWVEPEN